In one window of Streptomyces roseofulvus DNA:
- a CDS encoding Imm50 family immunity protein encodes MTWISLLADSAGLESIYGGHVPDLEDVSLHEVEILREGPALNLRFDMPSFPKQPPKKWSVQGFNTVQVTLGLSGLRSVSLSGFTSNPVVSISLRAQDGITLGIESVPVQLLATAEMAYIFRISAYTNSVD; translated from the coding sequence ATGACTTGGATCTCCCTTCTCGCCGACTCCGCAGGATTGGAGAGTATTTATGGAGGACATGTTCCTGACCTCGAAGACGTGTCACTCCACGAGGTCGAAATCCTTCGCGAAGGTCCGGCACTGAACCTCAGGTTCGACATGCCGTCCTTTCCGAAGCAGCCTCCGAAAAAGTGGAGCGTCCAGGGCTTCAATACGGTCCAGGTCACCTTGGGCCTCTCCGGCCTGCGAAGCGTCTCACTCAGCGGTTTCACTTCGAACCCTGTGGTGTCGATCTCCCTGCGAGCTCAGGACGGAATCACGCTGGGGATCGAATCCGTCCCGGTCCAGTTGCTCGCCACCGCAGAAATGGCCTATATTTTTCGGATTTCCGCCTACACCAACAGCGTTGACTGA
- a CDS encoding GNAT family N-acetyltransferase, producing MWESVVVEVIPAGERLELVPLEVGHAEEMVGVLGDPALHRFIGGAPEGLEGLRARYARWAAGAPEPGTSWCNWVVREREGGRLVGTVQATVAGGVAEVAWVVGTAWQGRGYASEAARALVGWLRPRVRTVVAHVRPGHTASAAVARAAGLVPTDEVHDGEVRWAAPPERVGDESGTGGTI from the coding sequence ATGTGGGAAAGCGTCGTCGTCGAGGTGATCCCGGCCGGGGAGCGGCTGGAGTTGGTGCCGTTGGAGGTCGGGCACGCCGAGGAGATGGTGGGGGTGCTGGGGGATCCGGCGCTGCACCGGTTCATCGGGGGTGCGCCGGAGGGGCTTGAGGGGCTGCGGGCCCGGTACGCGCGGTGGGCGGCCGGGGCGCCGGAGCCGGGGACCAGCTGGTGCAACTGGGTGGTGCGCGAGCGGGAGGGCGGGCGGCTCGTCGGGACCGTGCAGGCCACCGTCGCCGGCGGTGTCGCCGAGGTCGCCTGGGTCGTCGGGACCGCCTGGCAGGGGCGCGGGTACGCCTCCGAGGCGGCCCGCGCGCTCGTCGGGTGGCTGCGGCCCCGGGTCCGTACCGTCGTCGCCCACGTCCGCCCCGGCCACACCGCCTCGGCCGCCGTCGCCCGCGCCGCCGGGCTCGTACCGACCGATGAGGTGCACGACGGGGAGGTGCGGTGGGCGGCTCCTCCCGAGCGCGTAGGGGACGAATCGGGCACGGGTGGTACCATATAG
- a CDS encoding ribbon-helix-helix protein, CopG family → MIKTTVYLPEALELRLDAEAAATGVSKAELIRRAIALLLDSSPRAQKGTGALPVFDSGRPRTAAGMDDAVYEHIKERNARR, encoded by the coding sequence ATGATAAAGACGACGGTGTATCTCCCTGAGGCACTGGAGTTGCGCCTCGACGCGGAGGCCGCGGCCACCGGCGTCAGCAAGGCGGAGCTCATCCGGCGGGCCATCGCCCTGCTCCTGGACTCGTCGCCCCGGGCTCAGAAGGGCACCGGAGCGCTCCCCGTCTTCGACAGCGGGCGTCCGCGCACCGCGGCCGGCATGGACGACGCCGTGTACGAGCACATCAAAGAGCGGAACGCCCGGCGTTGA
- a CDS encoding PIN domain-containing protein codes for MIIIADTSALYAAFDAAQPEHAAAAALLDREVFAISPLVITELDHLVHRDLGFAAALQIMEALNARIEAGQYKLAELRLADLTSAHAVRAKYEGLRLDLADAVGVVLADRYRTDRIFTLDQRDYRAIEPLTRGLTSFRILPADG; via the coding sequence TTGATCATCATCGCGGACACGTCCGCCCTCTACGCGGCCTTCGACGCCGCACAGCCGGAACACGCCGCCGCCGCGGCGCTCCTCGACCGTGAGGTGTTCGCGATCTCGCCGCTCGTGATCACCGAACTGGACCACCTGGTGCACCGGGATCTCGGGTTCGCCGCCGCCCTGCAGATCATGGAGGCGCTCAACGCGAGGATCGAGGCGGGCCAGTACAAGCTCGCGGAGCTGCGCCTGGCGGACCTGACGTCCGCCCACGCCGTTCGGGCGAAGTACGAGGGGCTCCGCCTGGATCTGGCGGACGCCGTGGGCGTCGTGCTCGCGGACCGGTACAGGACCGACCGGATCTTCACGCTCGATCAGCGGGACTACCGGGCGATCGAGCCGCTCACCCGGGGCCTGACCTCGTTCCGTATCCTGCCCGCCGACGGCTGA
- the aspS gene encoding aspartate--tRNA ligase has translation MHRYRSHTCGELRASDVGTDVRLSGWLHNRRDLGGILFIDLRDHYGITQLVARPGTPAYEALDKLTKESVVRVDGKVVSRGTENVNPELPTGEVEVEVGEVEVLGAAKQIPFTINADDGVNEERRLEYRFLDLRRERMHRNIMLRSAVIAAIRSKMTALGFNEMATPILTATSPEGARDFVVPSRLNPGKFYALPQAPQQFKQLFMISGFDRYFQIAPCFRDEDARADRSPGEFYQLDVEMSFVEQEDVFQPIEKLMTELFEEFGGGRHVTSPFPRIPFRESMLKYGNDKPDLRTSLELVDITDVFEKSEFKAFAGKHVRALAVPDTGDQPRKFFDGLGDFAVSLGAKGLAWVRVGEGNALTGPIAKFLTEENVEVLTERLGLKPGHAVFFGAGEFDEVSKIMGSVRVEAAKRAGQFEENVFRFAWIVDFPMYEKDEETGKIDFSHNPFSMPQGGLEALETKDPLDVLGWQYDIVCNGIELSSGAIRNHEPDIMFKAFEIAGYSRETVETEFAGMLRAFQYGAPPHGGIAPGVDRIVMLLADEPNIRETIAFPLNGNAQDLMMGAPTELDETRLRELNIQLRKPVEKKAADDRPVTESVHPDAAR, from the coding sequence ATGCATCGGTACAGGTCCCACACCTGCGGCGAGCTCCGCGCCTCTGACGTCGGCACCGACGTCCGGCTCAGCGGCTGGCTGCACAATCGGCGCGACCTGGGCGGCATCCTCTTCATCGATCTGCGCGACCACTACGGCATCACGCAGCTCGTCGCCCGCCCCGGCACCCCCGCCTACGAGGCGCTCGACAAGCTGACGAAGGAGTCCGTCGTCCGCGTCGACGGCAAGGTCGTCTCCCGCGGCACGGAGAACGTCAACCCCGAGCTGCCCACCGGCGAGGTCGAGGTCGAGGTCGGCGAGGTCGAGGTCCTCGGCGCCGCCAAGCAGATCCCCTTCACCATCAACGCCGACGACGGCGTCAACGAGGAGCGGCGCCTGGAGTACCGCTTCCTCGACCTGCGCCGCGAGCGCATGCACCGCAACATCATGCTGCGCTCCGCCGTCATCGCCGCCATCCGCTCCAAGATGACGGCCCTCGGCTTCAACGAGATGGCGACCCCGATCCTCACCGCGACCTCCCCCGAGGGCGCCCGTGACTTCGTCGTCCCGTCCCGCCTCAACCCGGGCAAGTTCTACGCGCTCCCGCAGGCCCCGCAGCAGTTCAAGCAGCTGTTCATGATCTCGGGCTTCGACCGCTACTTCCAGATCGCGCCCTGCTTCCGCGACGAGGACGCCCGCGCCGACCGCTCGCCCGGCGAGTTCTACCAGCTCGACGTCGAGATGAGCTTCGTCGAGCAGGAGGACGTCTTCCAGCCGATCGAGAAGCTCATGACCGAGCTCTTCGAGGAGTTCGGCGGCGGCCGCCACGTCACCTCGCCGTTCCCGCGGATCCCGTTCCGCGAGTCGATGCTGAAGTACGGCAACGACAAGCCCGACCTGCGCACCTCGCTCGAACTCGTCGACATCACCGACGTCTTCGAGAAGTCGGAGTTCAAGGCGTTCGCCGGCAAGCACGTCCGTGCCCTCGCCGTCCCGGACACCGGCGACCAGCCGCGCAAGTTCTTCGACGGCCTCGGCGACTTCGCCGTCTCCCTCGGCGCGAAGGGCCTGGCCTGGGTCCGCGTCGGCGAGGGGAACGCCCTCACCGGCCCGATCGCGAAGTTCCTCACCGAGGAGAACGTCGAGGTCCTCACCGAGCGCCTGGGCCTCAAGCCCGGCCACGCGGTCTTCTTCGGCGCCGGCGAGTTCGACGAGGTCTCCAAGATCATGGGCTCCGTCCGCGTCGAGGCCGCCAAGCGCGCGGGCCAGTTCGAGGAGAACGTCTTCCGCTTCGCGTGGATCGTCGACTTCCCGATGTACGAGAAGGACGAGGAGACCGGCAAGATCGACTTCTCGCACAACCCCTTCTCCATGCCGCAGGGCGGCCTTGAGGCCCTGGAGACGAAGGACCCGCTGGACGTCCTCGGCTGGCAGTACGACATCGTCTGCAACGGCATCGAGCTGTCCTCCGGCGCCATCCGGAACCACGAGCCCGACATCATGTTCAAGGCCTTCGAGATCGCCGGCTACAGCCGCGAGACCGTCGAGACCGAGTTCGCGGGCATGCTCCGCGCCTTCCAGTACGGCGCCCCGCCGCACGGTGGCATCGCCCCCGGCGTCGACCGCATCGTCATGCTCCTCGCGGACGAGCCCAACATCCGCGAGACCATCGCGTTCCCGCTCAACGGCAACGCGCAGGACCTCATGATGGGCGCCCCGACCGAGCTCGACGAGACCCGCCTGCGCGAGCTGAACATCCAGCTCCGCAAGCCGGTCGAGAAGAAGGCCGCCGACGACCGCCCGGTCACGGAGTCGGTCCACCCGGACGCGGCGCGCTGA
- a CDS encoding SpoIIE family protein phosphatase — MRTEDVLAAIATGLWRWDNASGIVSLDAEAARLLGLPAEPVRLTEAAVRSRFHPVDWNEIDGVVNLAVAEGTLAEARLRIMDESGRVIRTVRSRSKPLVEGGDYQLVGTIQEVAEPQPGTAGPHTPITGDWRRSREAFLLDAGRALAEARSTAEVLRVAASLSMPGFSPDGLAVFGMSGERLTVIGHHGQRDGDEGPFTSMSLATDYPAAEVVRTGRAIYLPSPEEYRRRFPTTWPLAEPFERQSWAFVPLVVAGRTMGAWMAAFKHPVAFTPDERSVLTTVARMLAQALARAGVAESERELSLGLQRTMMPVLGPGIPGIQVAARYVPTGGGLQVGGDWYDMIRLPGGRRGGAGRIALVIGDVQGHDVRAAALMGQLRIALRAYASEGHRPDAVLSRASRFLYGVNDGYGVDGEGPGGGPRFATCLYLEVDLETGTVDIARAGHPEPAVRMVDGTVLQRPTAGGLPLGIDADTDYPTTRLTLDPGETLMICTDGLLETGGHDLDSGWERVRRLLEEHRGDDLEALADTLVEAVHGPGSHHTTGPLADRREDDIAVLLLSRRPATTVRETPRRTLMTIAQAEPERIAEAREQVRQLLHDWTDGDQLDAAVLMVSEMVTNVLVHTDGDALLTAEVACGEKSRRLRVEVSDTSDELPHKRHPGEMASSGRGLVLMEMLADAWGVEPRGEGKTIWFELREPAGPEGCCG, encoded by the coding sequence ATGCGCACCGAGGACGTCCTGGCCGCGATCGCCACGGGCCTGTGGCGCTGGGACAACGCTTCCGGGATCGTCTCGCTCGACGCCGAGGCCGCCCGGCTGCTCGGGCTGCCCGCGGAGCCGGTGCGGCTGACCGAGGCGGCGGTGCGGTCGCGGTTCCATCCGGTGGACTGGAACGAGATCGACGGCGTGGTCAACCTCGCGGTGGCCGAGGGGACGCTCGCCGAGGCGCGGCTGCGGATCATGGACGAGAGCGGCCGGGTGATCCGTACGGTACGGAGCCGGTCGAAGCCGCTGGTCGAGGGCGGCGACTACCAGCTGGTCGGCACGATCCAGGAGGTGGCCGAGCCGCAGCCGGGGACGGCCGGGCCGCACACGCCGATCACGGGCGACTGGCGGCGGTCGCGGGAGGCGTTCCTGCTGGACGCGGGGCGGGCGCTGGCGGAGGCGCGGTCGACGGCGGAGGTGCTGCGGGTGGCGGCCTCGCTGTCGATGCCGGGGTTCTCGCCGGACGGGCTCGCGGTCTTCGGGATGTCGGGCGAGCGGCTGACGGTGATCGGGCACCACGGGCAGCGGGACGGCGACGAGGGTCCCTTCACGTCGATGTCGCTGGCGACGGACTATCCGGCGGCGGAGGTGGTGCGGACCGGGCGGGCGATCTACCTGCCGTCCCCGGAGGAGTACCGGCGCCGCTTCCCGACGACGTGGCCGCTGGCGGAGCCGTTCGAGCGGCAGTCGTGGGCGTTCGTGCCGCTGGTGGTGGCGGGGCGGACGATGGGCGCCTGGATGGCGGCGTTCAAGCACCCGGTGGCGTTCACGCCGGACGAGCGGTCGGTGCTGACGACGGTGGCGCGGATGCTGGCGCAGGCGCTGGCCCGGGCCGGGGTGGCGGAGTCGGAGCGGGAGCTCTCGCTGGGGCTCCAGCGGACGATGATGCCGGTGCTCGGGCCGGGGATCCCGGGGATCCAGGTGGCGGCGCGGTACGTGCCGACCGGCGGCGGGCTCCAGGTGGGCGGCGACTGGTACGACATGATCCGGCTGCCGGGCGGCCGGCGCGGCGGGGCGGGCCGGATCGCGCTGGTCATCGGGGACGTGCAGGGGCACGACGTGCGGGCGGCGGCGCTGATGGGCCAGCTGCGGATCGCGCTGCGGGCGTACGCCTCCGAGGGGCACCGGCCGGACGCGGTGCTGTCGCGGGCCTCGCGGTTCCTGTACGGGGTGAACGACGGGTACGGGGTGGACGGGGAGGGTCCCGGCGGCGGGCCGCGCTTCGCGACCTGTCTGTACCTGGAGGTGGACCTGGAGACGGGGACGGTGGACATCGCCCGGGCGGGTCATCCGGAGCCGGCGGTGCGGATGGTCGACGGAACGGTCCTGCAGAGGCCGACGGCGGGTGGGCTGCCGCTCGGCATCGACGCCGACACCGACTACCCCACGACCCGGCTCACCCTCGACCCCGGCGAGACGCTGATGATCTGCACGGACGGGCTCCTGGAGACCGGCGGGCACGATCTGGACAGCGGCTGGGAGCGGGTCCGGCGGCTCCTGGAGGAGCACCGGGGCGACGACCTGGAGGCGCTGGCCGACACCCTCGTGGAGGCCGTGCACGGCCCGGGCTCGCACCACACCACCGGGCCGCTGGCGGACCGGCGCGAGGACGACATCGCGGTGCTGCTGCTGTCCCGGCGGCCGGCGACGACGGTACGGGAGACCCCGCGCCGCACCCTGATGACGATCGCGCAGGCGGAGCCGGAGCGGATCGCGGAGGCGCGCGAGCAGGTGCGGCAGCTGCTGCACGACTGGACGGACGGGGACCAGCTCGACGCGGCGGTGCTGATGGTCTCGGAGATGGTCACCAACGTGCTGGTCCACACGGACGGCGATGCCCTGCTGACGGCCGAGGTGGCCTGTGGCGAGAAGTCCCGCCGGCTGCGCGTGGAGGTCTCCGACACCAGCGACGAGCTGCCGCACAAGCGCCATCCCGGCGAGATGGCCTCCAGCGGCCGCGGCCTGGTCCTGATGGAGATGCTCGCGGACGCGTGGGGGGTCGAGCCCCGCGGCGAGGGCAAGACCATCTGGTTCGAACTCCGCGAGCCGGCGGGCCCGGAGGGCTGCTGCGGGTAG
- a CDS encoding MBL fold metallo-hydrolase, with protein sequence MDTHKVGSDTTVIADSLEIPGIGHIPVNAYVLTAAEPVVVDTGLSLEDRDFLATLSGVIDPADVRWIWLTHPDRDHTGGIFALLDAAPHARVVTTFLGFGIMTTERPLPMDRVYFLNPGQSLDVGDRGLHAFRPPLFDSPATVGFYDDRTRICFSSDCFGGPMPSAELAESGHASDLKPEELRAAQLLWATIDSPWVHVVDPEKYRASLAPLRETDPEIVLCTHLPPAVRMTDRMLGTLAAAPDSDPWVGPDQVALEAMLKSFEPGGAPV encoded by the coding sequence ATGGACACCCACAAGGTCGGCAGCGACACCACCGTCATCGCCGACAGCCTGGAGATTCCGGGGATCGGACACATCCCCGTCAACGCCTACGTACTGACCGCCGCCGAACCCGTCGTCGTCGACACCGGCCTGTCGCTGGAGGACCGGGACTTCCTCGCGACGCTCTCCGGGGTGATCGACCCCGCCGACGTGCGGTGGATCTGGCTCACCCACCCGGACCGCGACCACACGGGCGGGATCTTCGCGCTGCTGGACGCCGCCCCCCACGCGCGCGTGGTGACCACCTTCCTCGGCTTCGGGATCATGACGACCGAGCGGCCGCTGCCGATGGACCGGGTGTACTTCCTCAACCCGGGGCAGTCCCTGGACGTCGGCGACCGGGGCCTGCACGCCTTCCGGCCGCCGCTCTTCGACAGCCCGGCGACCGTCGGCTTCTACGACGACCGGACCCGGATCTGCTTCAGCTCGGACTGCTTCGGCGGCCCGATGCCGAGCGCCGAGCTCGCCGAGAGCGGGCACGCGAGCGACCTGAAGCCGGAGGAGCTGCGGGCCGCGCAGCTGCTGTGGGCGACGATCGACAGCCCATGGGTGCACGTGGTGGACCCGGAGAAGTACCGGGCGAGCCTGGCGCCGCTGCGGGAGACGGACCCGGAGATCGTGCTGTGCACCCATCTCCCGCCGGCCGTACGGATGACGGACCGGATGCTGGGCACGCTGGCGGCCGCGCCGGACTCCGACCCGTGGGTGGGCCCGGACCAGGTGGCCCTGGAGGCCATGCTGAAGTCCTTCGAGCCGGGCGGCGCGCCGGTCTAG
- a CDS encoding AI-2E family transporter yields the protein METSRTPLLPEPARKLAAWCAVVLLVAGVAAVFIWLCVVFKTAVTPVLLAILGTALLGPLYRRLLRMKVSASLAAAVTVAAVLLVVGGATYIVVAALIETGDQILASLRQAALDIAEHFGAAGTSLEDLAENAKALLERFGGTAASGVISGLSVVGQMLATAVLALLLIFFFLRDSDKAVGALRAFVPSGTSDTAEAMARRAFEAVEGFMRGTTLVAFVDAVLIGIGLLVLQVPGAVGLAALVFVTAYIPYLGAFLSGAVAVLVALADRGFVIALWVLGIVLAVQVIEGNVLQPMVQSRTVQMHPAAVMLAITAGASVAGVLGMLLAVPLTAAATGILGELRARYGSAAGTTPETTA from the coding sequence GTGGAGACGAGTCGAACGCCCCTGCTTCCCGAGCCCGCCCGCAAGCTCGCCGCCTGGTGCGCCGTGGTGCTCCTCGTGGCCGGGGTGGCCGCCGTCTTCATCTGGCTCTGCGTGGTCTTCAAGACCGCCGTGACCCCGGTGCTGCTCGCCATCCTCGGGACGGCGCTGCTCGGCCCGCTCTACCGGCGGCTGCTGCGGATGAAGGTCAGCGCGTCCCTCGCAGCCGCCGTCACCGTCGCCGCCGTCCTCCTGGTCGTCGGCGGCGCCACGTACATCGTGGTCGCCGCGCTCATCGAGACCGGCGACCAGATCCTCGCCTCGCTCCGGCAGGCCGCCCTCGACATCGCCGAGCACTTCGGCGCCGCCGGTACCTCGCTGGAGGACCTGGCCGAGAACGCGAAGGCGCTGCTGGAACGGTTCGGCGGGACGGCCGCCTCCGGAGTGATCTCCGGGCTCAGCGTCGTCGGCCAGATGCTCGCCACCGCCGTCCTCGCCCTCCTGCTGATCTTCTTCTTCCTCCGCGACTCCGACAAGGCCGTCGGCGCCCTGCGCGCCTTCGTCCCGTCCGGCACCTCCGACACCGCCGAGGCCATGGCCCGCCGCGCCTTCGAGGCCGTCGAGGGCTTCATGCGCGGCACCACCCTCGTCGCCTTCGTCGACGCGGTCCTCATCGGCATCGGCCTGCTGGTCCTCCAGGTGCCGGGCGCGGTCGGCCTCGCCGCCCTCGTCTTCGTCACCGCCTACATCCCCTACCTGGGCGCCTTCCTCTCCGGCGCGGTCGCCGTCCTCGTCGCCCTCGCCGACCGCGGCTTCGTCATCGCCCTGTGGGTGCTCGGCATCGTCCTCGCCGTCCAGGTCATCGAGGGCAACGTGCTCCAGCCGATGGTCCAGAGCCGGACCGTCCAGATGCACCCCGCCGCCGTGATGCTGGCCATCACCGCGGGCGCCTCCGTGGCCGGCGTCCTGGGCATGCTGCTCGCCGTGCCGCTCACCGCCGCCGCCACCGGCATCCTCGGCGAACTCCGCGCGCGATACGGCTCGGCTGCCGGTACGACCCCGGAGACGACCGCCTAG
- a CDS encoding pirin family protein, translated as MPAVTVENPLTLPRVVATADATPRPVLAVTTAPQGFEGEGFPVRRAFAGINYQYLDPFIMMDQMGEVEYAPGEPKGTPWHPHRGFETVTYIIDGTFDHQDSNGGGGTITNGDTQWMTAGSGLLHIEAPPESLVVSGGLFHGLQLWVNLPASDKMMAPRYQDIRGGQVQLLTSPDGGALLRVIAGELDGHQGPGITHTPITMIHATLRPGAEITLPWREDFNGLAYVMAGRGTVGAERRPIHLGQTAVFGQGGSLTVRADEKQDAHTPDLEVVLLGGQPIREPMAHYGPFVMNTQAELRQAFEDFQAGRLGTIPAVHGMGE; from the coding sequence ATGCCCGCCGTGACTGTCGAGAACCCGCTCACCCTGCCGCGCGTCGTCGCCACCGCCGACGCCACCCCGCGCCCCGTGCTCGCCGTCACCACGGCCCCCCAGGGCTTCGAGGGCGAGGGCTTCCCGGTCCGCCGGGCGTTCGCGGGCATCAACTACCAGTACCTCGACCCGTTCATCATGATGGACCAGATGGGCGAGGTGGAGTACGCGCCGGGCGAGCCCAAGGGCACCCCCTGGCACCCCCACCGCGGCTTCGAGACCGTCACCTACATCATCGACGGCACCTTCGACCACCAGGACTCCAATGGCGGCGGCGGCACCATCACCAACGGCGACACCCAGTGGATGACCGCCGGCTCCGGCCTCCTCCACATCGAGGCGCCGCCGGAGTCCCTCGTCGTCAGCGGCGGCCTCTTCCACGGCCTCCAGCTGTGGGTCAACCTGCCCGCGAGCGACAAGATGATGGCCCCCCGCTACCAGGACATCCGCGGCGGCCAGGTCCAGCTCCTCACCTCCCCGGACGGCGGCGCGCTGCTCCGCGTCATCGCCGGCGAGCTCGACGGGCACCAGGGCCCCGGCATCACCCACACCCCGATCACGATGATCCACGCCACCCTCCGCCCCGGCGCCGAGATCACCCTGCCCTGGCGCGAGGACTTCAACGGCCTCGCGTACGTCATGGCCGGCCGCGGCACCGTCGGCGCCGAGCGCCGCCCGATCCACCTCGGCCAGACGGCCGTCTTCGGCCAGGGAGGCTCGCTGACCGTCCGCGCGGACGAGAAGCAGGACGCGCACACCCCGGACCTGGAGGTCGTCCTCCTCGGCGGGCAGCCGATCCGCGAGCCCATGGCCCACTACGGCCCGTTCGTCATGAACACCCAGGCCGAACTCCGCCAGGCGTTCGAGGACTTCCAGGCCGGCCGCCTCGGCACCATCCCGGCCGTGCACGGCATGGGCGAGTAG
- a CDS encoding SseB family protein has product MYGYEQNPGAQQQYGPPQQGQYAPQAGMPGGVPGGYGQQQAPLYPEPSPPSLADAVRAFTTGTLAAEDFQQIFATSKVYCPRGDNPGFLALHNTQQPVIPMFTSLKELRRYAGKESKYFVITGAEVIDLLPTGYGFVLDMEGDHRMVFDAKAVEQMVDFAMRRMYG; this is encoded by the coding sequence ATGTACGGCTACGAGCAGAATCCGGGTGCGCAGCAGCAGTACGGGCCGCCTCAGCAGGGGCAGTACGCGCCCCAGGCGGGCATGCCGGGCGGGGTGCCCGGCGGCTACGGGCAGCAGCAGGCCCCGCTCTATCCCGAGCCCTCGCCGCCCTCCCTCGCCGACGCCGTACGCGCCTTCACCACCGGCACCCTGGCCGCCGAGGACTTCCAGCAGATCTTCGCGACCTCCAAGGTCTACTGCCCGCGCGGCGACAACCCCGGCTTCCTCGCCCTGCACAACACCCAGCAGCCGGTGATCCCGATGTTCACCTCGCTGAAGGAGCTGCGGCGGTACGCGGGCAAGGAGTCGAAGTACTTCGTGATCACCGGCGCCGAGGTGATCGACCTGCTGCCGACCGGCTACGGCTTCGTCCTCGACATGGAGGGCGACCACCGGATGGTCTTCGACGCGAAGGCCGTGGAGCAGATGGTCGACTTCGCGATGCGGCGGATGTACGGCTGA
- a CDS encoding acyl-CoA dehydrogenase, which yields MGHYKSNLRDIEFNLFEVLGRDKVYGTGPFEEMDVDTAKSILDEIRRLAENELAESFADADRNPPVFDPETNTAPVPATFKASYDAFMESEYWRLGIPEGIGGTVSPRSLVWAYAELLLGSNPAVWMYSSGPAFAGVLYNEGNEAQKKIAQIAVEKRWGSTMVLTEPDAGSDVGAGRTKAIQQEDGSWHIEGVKRFITSGEHDMEENILHYVLARPEGAGPGTKGLSLFLVPKYEFDWETGELGARNGVYATNVEHKMGLKASNTCEMTFGDKHPAKGWLIGDKHDGIRQMFLIIEFARMMVGTKAISTLSTGYLNALEYAKERVQGTDLANFMDKAAPKVTITHHPDVRRSLMTQKAYAEGMRSLVLYTASVQDAIQLKEAAGEDAKALHGLNDLLLPIVKGYGSEKGYEQLAQSLQIFGGSGFLQEYPIEQYIRDSKIDTLYEGTTAIQGQDFFFRKIVRDQGASLNTLSEEIKKFLAVGTGGEELAGARDALAKAAVDLEAIVGKMITDLTATGEDVKNIYKVGLNTTRLLMASGDVVVGYLLLKGAAVAAEKLAAGATGKDVPFYQGKIAAAKFFAANVLPGVSTERLLADGVDGSLMDLDEAAF from the coding sequence ATGGGGCACTACAAGTCGAATCTCCGCGACATCGAGTTCAACCTCTTCGAGGTGCTCGGCCGCGACAAGGTGTACGGCACCGGTCCGTTCGAGGAGATGGACGTCGACACCGCCAAGAGCATCCTCGACGAGATCCGCCGCCTCGCCGAGAACGAGCTCGCCGAGTCCTTCGCCGACGCCGACCGCAACCCGCCGGTCTTCGACCCCGAGACCAACACCGCCCCGGTCCCGGCCACCTTCAAGGCGTCCTACGACGCCTTCATGGAGTCCGAGTACTGGCGCCTCGGCATCCCCGAGGGCATCGGCGGCACCGTCTCCCCGCGCTCGCTCGTCTGGGCCTACGCGGAGCTGCTGCTCGGCTCCAACCCGGCCGTCTGGATGTACTCCTCCGGCCCGGCGTTCGCCGGCGTCCTCTACAACGAGGGCAACGAGGCGCAGAAGAAGATCGCGCAGATCGCCGTCGAGAAGCGCTGGGGCTCCACCATGGTCCTCACCGAGCCCGACGCCGGCTCCGACGTCGGCGCCGGCCGGACCAAGGCCATCCAGCAGGAGGACGGCTCCTGGCACATCGAGGGCGTCAAGCGCTTCATCACCTCCGGTGAGCACGACATGGAGGAGAACATCCTCCACTACGTCCTCGCCCGCCCCGAGGGCGCCGGCCCCGGCACCAAGGGCCTCTCCCTCTTCCTCGTCCCCAAGTACGAGTTCGACTGGGAGACCGGCGAGCTGGGCGCCCGCAACGGCGTCTACGCCACCAACGTCGAGCACAAGATGGGCCTCAAGGCCTCCAACACGTGCGAGATGACCTTCGGCGACAAGCACCCCGCCAAGGGCTGGCTCATCGGCGACAAGCACGACGGCATCCGCCAGATGTTCCTCATCATCGAGTTCGCCCGCATGATGGTCGGCACGAAGGCGATCTCCACCCTCTCCACGGGCTACCTCAACGCCCTGGAGTACGCCAAGGAGCGCGTCCAGGGCACCGACCTGGCCAACTTCATGGACAAGGCCGCGCCGAAGGTCACCATCACCCACCACCCCGACGTCCGCCGCTCGCTGATGACGCAGAAGGCGTACGCCGAGGGCATGCGCTCCCTCGTGCTCTACACGGCCTCCGTCCAGGACGCCATCCAGCTCAAGGAAGCGGCCGGCGAGGACGCCAAGGCCCTGCACGGCCTCAACGACCTCCTGCTCCCGATCGTGAAGGGCTACGGCTCCGAGAAGGGCTACGAGCAGCTCGCGCAGTCGCTCCAGATCTTCGGCGGCTCCGGCTTCCTCCAGGAGTACCCGATCGAGCAGTACATCCGGGACTCCAAGATCGACACCCTCTACGAGGGCACCACCGCCATCCAGGGCCAGGACTTCTTCTTCCGGAAGATCGTCCGCGACCAGGGCGCCTCCCTGAACACCCTCTCCGAGGAGATCAAGAAGTTCCTCGCGGTCGGCACCGGCGGCGAGGAGCTGGCCGGCGCCCGCGACGCGCTCGCCAAGGCGGCGGTCGACCTGGAGGCGATCGTCGGCAAGATGATCACCGACCTCACCGCCACCGGCGAGGACGTCAAGAACATCTACAAGGTCGGCCTCAACACCACCCGCCTGCTCATGGCCTCCGGCGACGTCGTCGTCGGCTACCTGCTCCTCAAGGGCGCGGCCGTCGCCGCCGAGAAGCTCGCGGCCGGCGCCACCGGCAAGGACGTCCCCTTCTACCAGGGCAAGATCGCGGCCGCGAAGTTCTTCGCCGCCAACGTCCTGCCCGGCGTCTCCACCGAGCGCCTCCTCGCCGACGGCGTGGACGGCAGCCTGATGGACCTGGACGAGGCGGCGTTCTAA